A region of Thermococcus barossii DNA encodes the following proteins:
- a CDS encoding phosphoenolpyruvate carboxykinase (GTP), translating to MNALERLERLLDREQFEKIRAINNPELHEFLAEWIEWLEPDKVFVCTDSEEDEHYVRWKALYYGEERLLETPNHTVHYDNYYDQARDKANTKLLVPGGKEIPFLNTKDRDEGLREIRELMKGVMRGKELFVCFFVLGPRNSVFTIPAVQLTDSAYVAHSEFILYRKGYEEFKRLGRQARFFRFVHSAGELDERKTSKNLDKRRIYIDLAGETVYSVNTQYGGNTIGLKKLAFRLTIQRAVREGWLSEHMFLMRVNGPNGRKTYFTGAYPSMCGKTSTAMISWENIVGDDLTFIMPFNGVARGANVEKGVFGIIQGVNPEDDPIIWQVLHSPVEIIFSNVLINDGKPYWNEMGVPIPDEGENHSGKWWRGKNDAEGNEIPPSHKNARFTVSLEHFPNVDMEALEAPCGVEVGGMIFGGRDKDTWPPVREAFDWKHGVITMGAALESETTAATLGKEGIRAFNPMAILDFMSVPLGEYIENYLEFEKKLRKAPKIFAVNYFLRDENGNWLNHKLDKAVWLKWMELRVHGDVDAIETPIGYIPRYEDLARLFREVLNKEYSREAYEKQFTIRVPELLAKIDRIEKIYREQVKEVPEELFRVLEEERERLLEAREKYGDYISPFVLEGE from the coding sequence ATGAACGCCTTGGAGAGACTCGAAAGGCTCCTCGACAGAGAACAGTTTGAGAAAATCAGGGCGATAAACAATCCCGAACTCCACGAGTTTCTGGCGGAATGGATCGAATGGCTTGAGCCGGATAAGGTTTTCGTCTGCACCGATAGCGAGGAGGACGAACACTACGTCCGCTGGAAGGCCCTCTACTATGGGGAGGAAAGGCTCCTCGAAACTCCGAACCACACGGTTCACTACGACAACTACTACGACCAGGCCAGGGACAAGGCCAACACCAAGCTTCTCGTTCCAGGTGGAAAGGAGATTCCCTTCCTCAACACCAAGGACAGGGACGAGGGTCTCAGAGAGATACGGGAGCTTATGAAGGGTGTTATGCGCGGCAAGGAGCTCTTCGTGTGCTTCTTCGTCCTCGGACCGAGGAACTCGGTCTTCACGATTCCGGCCGTTCAGCTCACAGATTCGGCCTATGTGGCCCACTCCGAGTTCATCCTTTACCGGAAGGGCTACGAGGAGTTTAAGAGACTCGGCAGGCAGGCCAGGTTCTTCCGCTTCGTTCACTCTGCCGGGGAGCTGGACGAGAGGAAAACGAGCAAGAACCTTGATAAGAGGCGCATTTACATAGATCTCGCCGGAGAAACCGTCTACTCCGTCAACACCCAGTACGGCGGCAATACCATCGGCCTCAAGAAGCTCGCCTTCAGGCTCACCATACAGCGCGCCGTCAGGGAGGGCTGGCTCAGCGAGCACATGTTCCTGATGAGGGTAAACGGTCCCAACGGCAGGAAGACCTACTTCACCGGCGCATATCCCAGCATGTGTGGGAAGACCTCAACTGCCATGATAAGCTGGGAGAACATCGTCGGCGATGACCTGACGTTTATAATGCCCTTCAACGGCGTTGCGAGGGGAGCGAACGTTGAGAAGGGTGTCTTTGGAATAATACAGGGCGTGAACCCGGAGGACGACCCGATAATATGGCAGGTTCTCCATTCGCCGGTCGAGATTATCTTCTCCAATGTGCTCATCAACGACGGAAAGCCCTACTGGAACGAGATGGGCGTGCCCATTCCGGACGAGGGTGAAAACCACAGCGGAAAGTGGTGGCGTGGAAAGAACGACGCTGAAGGAAACGAGATACCTCCCAGCCACAAGAACGCGCGCTTCACCGTTTCGCTGGAGCACTTCCCGAACGTTGACATGGAGGCCCTTGAGGCCCCGTGTGGCGTTGAGGTCGGTGGCATGATATTCGGGGGCCGCGACAAGGACACCTGGCCGCCGGTGAGGGAGGCCTTCGACTGGAAGCACGGCGTCATAACGATGGGTGCCGCCCTTGAGAGTGAGACCACAGCGGCAACGCTCGGGAAGGAAGGAATAAGGGCCTTCAACCCCATGGCCATACTCGACTTCATGAGCGTCCCGCTCGGGGAGTACATCGAGAACTACCTTGAGTTCGAGAAGAAACTCAGAAAGGCGCCGAAGATATTCGCCGTCAACTACTTCCTGCGTGATGAGAACGGCAACTGGCTCAACCACAAGCTCGACAAGGCTGTCTGGCTCAAATGGATGGAGCTCAGGGTTCACGGCGACGTTGATGCCATAGAGACGCCGATAGGCTACATTCCAAGGTACGAGGACCTTGCGAGACTCTTCAGAGAGGTTCTCAACAAGGAGTACAGCCGGGAGGCCTACGAGAAGCAGTTCACCATTAGGGTTCCGGAGCTTCTCGCCAAGATTGACAGGATAGAGAAGATCTACCGCGAGCAGGTCAAAGAGGTTCCGGAGGAACTCTTCCGGGTTCTTGAGGAGGAGCGGGAGAGGCTCCTTGAGGCCCGGGAAAAGTACGGGGACTACATCAGCCCCTTCGTCCTCGAAGGGGAGTGA
- the malP gene encoding maltodextrin phosphorylase yields the protein MVELDTCTQDVIREKLPHPLKDLAELAYNYWWSWNRRATKLWEYIDPELWTEHKNPVKLLLDVPQSRLRELLKDDDFMNLYELVMDQFESYMNPQSTWFSTNYPKWDRPIVYLCMEYGISRSLPIYSGGLGILAGDHVKTASDLGLPFIAIGLLYKHGYFRQEIEKDGRQREVFPEYKPGEMPIKPVLGKDGRPLLVEVPIEDRIVYARAFEVTVGRVKIYLLDTDVPENGADDRTICDYLYNAEIDKRIKQEILLGIGGMRLLKALGIEPGVVHLNEGHPAFANLQRIAWYMEDGLTFTEALSIVRGTTIFTTHTPVPAGHDRFPIEEVRKRLAKFLEGREELLELGREGDQVNMTLLAIRTSSYVNGVSQLHAEVSKRMWKDLWPDVPIDEIPIEGITNGIHTMTWVHNEMRKLFDRYLGKIWREHTNLEGLWYAVEMIPDEELWEAHLEAKRQFIEFLRRKVMRRNERLGTDDPLPDMDENALIIGFARRFATYKRATLLFTDLERLKRILNDPERPVYLVFGGKAHPMDEAGKEFLKRVYEVSQMPEFRGKIFVMENYDMGSARLMVAGVDVWLNTPRRPMEASGTSGMKAGLNGVLNASIYDGWWVEGYNGKNGWVIGEESTEPETEVDDVKDAHALYDLLEREIIPTYYGNRERWIYMMKESIKSIAPRFSTHRMVKEYVGRFYAKAMSNHIWLTRENYRGTREIAAWKDRVTASWNNVVIEAVKVRDDRGGLEVTVYLDGLNPEDVRVELYYGVKAEGYHVEKPYIIELRHPKDLGGNRWLYAYEGTALRHFGDPCWHYALRVYPHHEKLPHRFLLGLVKWRGLE from the coding sequence ATGGTTGAACTTGACACCTGTACCCAGGATGTAATCAGGGAGAAGCTTCCGCATCCCCTGAAGGATCTTGCGGAGCTGGCCTACAACTACTGGTGGAGCTGGAACCGGCGCGCAACAAAGCTGTGGGAGTACATAGACCCGGAGCTCTGGACAGAGCACAAGAACCCGGTTAAGCTTCTCCTCGACGTCCCCCAGAGCCGCCTTCGCGAGCTTCTCAAAGATGACGATTTTATGAACCTCTATGAACTCGTCATGGACCAGTTTGAGAGCTACATGAATCCACAGTCCACGTGGTTCTCCACGAATTACCCAAAGTGGGACCGTCCGATAGTGTACCTGTGCATGGAGTACGGCATAAGCAGGAGTCTGCCGATATACTCCGGGGGGCTGGGCATACTGGCCGGGGACCACGTCAAGACCGCCAGCGACCTTGGCTTGCCCTTCATCGCGATTGGCCTTCTCTACAAGCACGGCTACTTCCGGCAGGAAATAGAGAAGGACGGCAGGCAGAGGGAAGTCTTCCCGGAGTATAAACCCGGAGAGATGCCGATTAAACCCGTTCTCGGCAAGGACGGAAGACCTCTGCTGGTGGAGGTTCCCATAGAGGACAGGATAGTTTACGCTCGGGCTTTCGAGGTGACCGTGGGCAGGGTGAAGATATACCTCCTCGATACTGACGTGCCTGAAAACGGTGCCGACGACAGGACGATATGCGACTACCTCTACAACGCGGAGATAGACAAGAGGATAAAGCAGGAGATCCTCCTTGGAATCGGTGGTATGAGGCTCCTGAAAGCCCTCGGCATAGAACCCGGCGTGGTTCACCTTAACGAAGGCCATCCAGCCTTTGCAAACCTCCAGAGGATCGCCTGGTACATGGAGGATGGCCTCACGTTCACAGAGGCTCTCAGCATAGTCAGGGGAACAACCATCTTCACTACCCACACGCCCGTGCCAGCGGGCCACGACAGGTTCCCGATTGAGGAAGTTCGGAAGCGCCTTGCCAAGTTCCTTGAGGGGAGGGAGGAGCTCCTTGAGCTCGGCAGGGAAGGTGACCAGGTCAACATGACCCTCCTGGCAATAAGGACATCGAGCTACGTCAACGGCGTGAGCCAGCTCCACGCCGAGGTCAGCAAGAGAATGTGGAAGGACCTCTGGCCCGACGTCCCGATAGACGAGATACCCATCGAGGGCATCACCAACGGAATCCATACCATGACCTGGGTCCACAACGAAATGAGGAAGCTCTTCGACCGTTATCTCGGCAAGATCTGGCGCGAGCATACGAACCTTGAGGGCCTATGGTACGCCGTTGAGATGATACCCGATGAGGAACTCTGGGAGGCCCACCTTGAGGCCAAGAGACAGTTCATAGAGTTCCTCAGGAGAAAGGTCATGAGGCGGAACGAGCGCCTTGGCACAGACGACCCGTTACCCGATATGGACGAGAACGCACTCATAATAGGCTTTGCCAGGCGCTTCGCGACCTACAAACGTGCGACCCTTCTGTTCACCGACCTTGAGCGGCTGAAGAGAATTCTCAACGACCCCGAAAGGCCGGTTTATCTGGTCTTCGGCGGAAAGGCCCATCCAATGGACGAGGCCGGAAAGGAGTTCCTCAAGCGTGTCTACGAGGTCAGCCAGATGCCCGAGTTCCGGGGCAAGATATTCGTGATGGAGAACTACGACATGGGAAGCGCCAGGCTGATGGTTGCCGGAGTTGATGTCTGGCTCAACACGCCTCGCAGGCCGATGGAAGCCAGCGGGACCAGCGGCATGAAGGCCGGTCTGAACGGCGTCCTCAACGCGAGCATCTACGATGGCTGGTGGGTTGAGGGCTACAACGGCAAGAACGGCTGGGTCATTGGAGAGGAGAGCACGGAACCGGAGACTGAGGTTGATGATGTCAAGGATGCCCATGCCCTCTACGATCTCCTTGAGAGGGAGATAATCCCGACCTACTACGGCAACAGGGAGAGATGGATATACATGATGAAGGAGAGCATCAAGAGCATCGCACCTCGCTTCAGCACCCACCGGATGGTCAAGGAGTACGTCGGCAGGTTCTACGCCAAGGCCATGAGCAACCACATATGGCTTACCCGCGAGAACTACCGTGGAACCAGGGAAATAGCCGCATGGAAGGACCGTGTTACCGCATCGTGGAACAACGTCGTGATAGAGGCAGTTAAGGTCAGAGATGACCGGGGGGGCCTTGAGGTTACCGTTTACCTTGACGGCCTTAATCCGGAAGACGTAAGGGTCGAGCTCTACTACGGCGTCAAGGCTGAGGGCTACCATGTTGAGAAGCCCTACATCATAGAGCTCAGACACCCTAAGGACCTCGGCGGCAACCGATGGCTATACGCCTACGAGGGAACTGCCCTGAGGCACTTTGGCGACCCCTGCTGGCACTACGCGCTCCGCGTTTATCCGCACCACGAGAAGCTGCCCCACAGGTTCCTGCTGGGTCTTGTAAAGTGGAGGGGCCTGGAGTAG